The Candidatus Hinthialibacter antarcticus genome includes the window CAGGCGATACGAACCATTACAGGGGAATTGGTTGCATTATCGCATATTTGAAATAGCGTTTCTTTGATTATTTTACAGTCTCCTGAATCCTGGTCCTGCAGAATCATGAAGACACAATCCGGTGTATTCCATGCGCGTAGGATTTTCCCAAGGTTTTTTTCTAAATCTTGTTTGCCTTCGAATATCTTGAAGTCGGGATAAATGCCCTCTGGAATGACTTTGGGCAATACTCCTTTTAGCATTTCTTTCGCAGAAGGTTCTTCTAAAAAGAAAACAAGCGTTTTCATTGAGGATCAACCTCTTCAAAAAAACCTTGCTTCCATAGGTATCCCATTTGGCTGCCTTCATCCATTAACGCGACGATTTGTTTATCATCTTCCGCTCGTTTGATTTGTGTATAGCCGTCTTTTTTTATCAACCAAAAAACTTCATTGACTTTTGCGGCATTTAGTAAATCCGGCGAATGCGTAGATACTAATACTTGGCCTCCACGCAATGAATATAACCGGAATTCTTCAGCCAGTTCCCAAAGCAATTTTGGGTATAGCTGGTTTTCGGGTTCTTCAACGC containing:
- a CDS encoding DUF4276 family protein encodes the protein MKTLVFFLEEPSAKEMLKGVLPKVIPEGIYPDFKIFEGKQDLEKNLGKILRAWNTPDCVFMILQDQDSGDCKIIKETLFQICDNATNSPVMVRIACRELESFYLGDLEAVEKGLKIPGLSQKQNKEKFRHPDRLGTPSMELSNLTKGAYQKVSGSRAIAPHLDLNNNKSLSFKMLINGVKKLIDF